A region of the Pseudarthrobacter oxydans genome:
CACCGGCAGCAGCAGCCAAAGCGACGGCGAGGTCCTCATCCTCCGGCGTGAAGTCCTGGCCGCCGTCCTTTTCCGTCAAGTAAAGATTCCCGAACACTTCGTCCCTCACGCGCACGGGTACGCCAAGGAAAGTCTTCATTGGCGGGTGGTTCCTGGGAAAACCTGACGCTATGGGGTGCTGGCCGAGGTCGTGCAGCCGCAGGGGCCGCGGCTCGCGGATCAACAGTCCCAGGACGCCATGCCCTGTCGGCAGGTCCCCGATGGACCCGATCGCGTCGTCGTTAATTCCCACAGTGATGAAATGGCTAAGGCTGCGGTCCTCGGCAATGACCCCCAGCGCACCGTACCTGGCGCCGACAAGTTCGCAGGCCGACCGCACCAGTCGGTCCAGCACGGCTTCCAGGCTCAGATCCTCGGCCAGGGCCACCACGGAAGCCAGGAGGCCGTTCATCCGTTCCTGGGTCTGCAGCAATTCGTCCGCACGGGCAACAAAATCCCGCAGGAGGTCTTCTGCCCTTTCCTTCATAGGAGAGCGCCACGGCTCAGTGCTCACGTCCGACCTCCTGTGACAGTTACCCGCGACGCTGCGGGCCCAGCAGCACTTCAATCGTCCGGGCCGGTTTGCTCCCCCGGAAAGGTCACCTTTGCCTGAGCACGAAGGCATACCTTGGGGCCAGTTTAGAAGAAAAAGTCAAGGCCTGAAATGCCCTAATTGAAACGCTTAGCAATGCCCGCAGACTGCCACGAAATGCTGCGGGACCTTCTTCCCTAGCCGGGTGGGATTCCCCGCCTTAGGCTACGGCCATGGATACAGCTGCGACAGAACCGGAAGCCGAAAGCCTGGGCGTACATGATTGCTGGAGATACCTTCGGTCCACCTCCCTTTGCCGAATGGCCTTCACCCGTGGCAACACGGTGGAAATCTTCCCGGTGAACTACGTGCCCAGCAACGGAACACTGCTGATCCGGACGGGAGAAGGCACGAAATTGGATGCAGTGGCGGAACGCAGGGTGGTGGCGCTGGAGGCCGACGGCCTGAACCAGTACGGCACCATCGCCTGGAGCGTCGTGGTGAAGGGCCACGCTGTGGTCGTTACCGACGCCGAGGAATTCCAGGACGCCGCCGACGCGGGGCTCTCGCCGTGGCAGGCGGGACCAAAGAACAGCCTTATCCGCGTTACACCCGAGGAGATCACCGGGCGGCGATTCGTGATCGCCCCGCCTACCCGGTGGTGGGCCCCGCAGGAGCCGGGCGACAGGGCCTGAGGCACATCTTCACCGCCGCACTGAGAGAACCAAGGAAGGTAAACCCATGGACGCAAGCAAGCCCATCGCCGTCGGCATCATCGACTCCTCCCCCTCGAACGCCGCCCTGCTGTGGGCGGCCGCCCGTGCCCGCCGGCTCAGGCTGCCGCTGGCCATCCTTCATGTCCTGGATGACCGCTGGATGGCAGGCGAGGCGCTCGATGCGCTCCCCTATATCGACGCCCTGCGGAACTCCGCGCTCGGCATGCTGAAGGAGGCCGGGGAACGCGTCCGCGCAGCAGAACCTGACCTTCAGGTAACAACTGAACTGCTGGAAGGAAGCGTCGGGGGATCCCTTGGCGACTATTCAACGAAAGCATCCATGCTGGTCCTGGGCAGCAGCGGCCACTCTCGCGCTGCACTGACGGACCGGGCGCTCCAGGCGGCTGCCCACGCAGAATGTCCGGTGGCGGTCATCGGCGCAGGCCACGGCGGCGGGCAAGGCGTCGTGGTGGGCGTGGACGGATCAAGGGAGTCCACCCAAGCCGTGGCCTTCGCGGCATCCGAGGCTGACGCACTGGGCGAAGAACTTACCGTCATCTATGCCTTCACCGGCCCCAACCGCTGGATCAAGGCAGGGCTGCCGTCCAGCAGTTTCGCGGAGCACGTGATGCAAGAGGAACAGATCGTCCTGTCAGAGACCGTGGCGGGGCTCCGCCAGGACTACCCCGGCCTCGTGGTGCACGGAGTCCTCGAAACCGTCCTGGAACCTGCCGACGCCCTGGTCCAGGCAGCTGCCAACGCACGGATGCTGGTTCTGGGCAGCCGGGGCAGGGGCGGCTTTGGAAGGCTGCTCCTCGGATCGACGGCGCACGGCGTCCTCACCCAGCCACCCTGCCCCACTGTGATCACACGGCTGAAGAAGACCCGGCATGAGTAATGACGGACGGAACCTGCTGACGGCGTGATGTATGAAGCCGGGGAAAGCCTCGAACACCACCCGTCCTCAAGCATGCCCGGGGGCCGGCGGTGGCACGATGGCCTCACCTCGGCTGATGTCCTGGAACGCACCAGTGCCGGACGCATCAACCGCGTCCCGGGAACAACAAGCCGCAGCCTCTGGGAAATCGTCCGGGCGAATGTCCTGACCCTTTTCAACGGCATCGTGGCGGGGTGCTTCATCCTGCTGTTGGTGCTGGACCAGTGGCGGGACGCGCTCTTTGGCTTTTCGGCCCTTGGTAACTCACTGATCGGAATCGTCCAGGAATACCGCGCGAAGAAATCCCTTGACCGGTTAGCCATTCTCCACGCGGCGGAGAGCAAGGTTGTGCGGGACGGCAGGCCCCAACGGATCCCTGCGGACGCCCTGGTTCCGGACGACATCGTCCTGCTCAGCGCCGGGGAACAGGTAAGCGCGGACCTGCGCCTCCTGGACGGAGGGTACGTGGAGGTGGACGAGTCCTTCCTGACCGGAGAATCCGAACCCGTGTCCAAGGCTCCCGGAGCGGTGCTCCTGTCCGGGTCGCTGATCATGGCCGGCAGTGGCCGGGCAGCGGTGTTCCGGGCAGGACCGGACACGTTCGCCTACAAACTTACGGCTGAGGCCAAGCGGTTCTCCCTGGTCACGTCCGAGATCCGCTCGGGCCTGGACAAAGTCCTCCGCGTCATTACGTGGCTGCTCCTGCCCACCGCAGCACTCGTGGCCAACGCCCAGATCCAGAATGCCGGCGGCTGGGAGGACGCCCTCAGTTCCGGGCGCTGGATACCCGGGACCTTGGGCCTGGTGGCCAGCATCATCTCCATGATTCCGCTCGGCCTGGTCCTGCTCACCAGCGTTGCGTTTGCCGTGGGCGGGGTCCGGCTTGCCGGCCACATGGTCCTGGTGCAGGAGCTGGCGGCCGTTGAGGTCCTGGCGAGGGTCGACGTCCTGTGCCTGGACAAGACGGGCACCCTGTCCTCCGGTTCCATCAAATTCGACGCCGTGCACGACGCCGGCACACCGCCGGCGGAGGGGTGGCGGAGGGCCCTGGAGTGGTTCGGCGCAAACGAGGAAGCCAGCACGACGGCCAAGTCCATCGGCGCCGCTTTTCCGGCGGGCGACCTCCTGGCGGCGGCCGCGTCCGTGCCGTTCACTTCCGCCCGGAAGTGGAGCGCAGTGACGTTCCCGCCCGGATCCGGGGCTCCCGGAACCTGGGTGTTGGGAGCTCCTGACGCTGTCCTTGCGGGATCCTCCCGGCGTGCCGGGGCCCACCGGCTCGCCGCGGCACTGGCCTCCACCGGGCTGCGGACCCTGGCACTCGCCCACATGCCGGGCTCCCTGCCCGGTTCCGTGCCCGAATCGGGCGAAAGCGGCCGGCTGCCCCCCGAACTTGTTCCGGTGGTGCTGTTGACCTTCCGTGAGGACATCCGGAAGGACGCACACAAGACCCTCGCATACTTCCGGCAGCAGGGGGTGGCCGTGAAGATCATTTCCGGGGACGATCCGCGCACCGTTGCCGTCCTGGCGCGCGAAGTGGGGTTTGGACAGGGTGCGGCCTATGACGCGCGAAACCTGCCCGCCGACCCCCTCCTGCTGGAAAAGACCATGGAGGACCACCACGTGTTCGGCAGCGTCACCCCTGCCCAGAAGCGGGACATGGTCCAGGCCCTGAAGCGGCGCGGGCACACGGTGGCAATGACCGGAGACGGCGTCAATGATGTGCTTGCGCTGAAGGATGCGGACCTGGGCATCGCCATGGACACGGCATCACCGGCCACCAAGGCCGTGGCACGGCTTGTCCTTTTGGACGGGCGCTTCGACAGGTTGCCCGCGGTCGTGGCGGAGGGCCGCCGCGCCATCAGCAACATCGAGCGGGTCTCCATGGTGTTCCTCAGCAAGACCGTGTACATAACCCTTATCTCGTTGGCTTTCGCCCTGCTGTTGCTGCCCTTCCCGTTCCTTCCGCGCCAGCTTTCCGTACTGGACGGACTGACCATCGGCCTGCCCGCATTCTTCCTGGCCCTCCAGCCCAGTGCACAGCGCTATGCACCTGGTTTCCTGAAACGCTCCCTGGCCTTCTCGGTACCGGCCGGTATGTGCGCCGCGCTGTGCGTGCTGGCGGTCGCCGCCTACGCGCGGCTGGGCGGCCAGCACGGCACCGGGGCGGTACAGTCTGCCACCATCATCAGCCTCGCCCTGATCGCGGCATGGATCCTGGTGATGGCATCCCGGCCGTTGAACTGGATCAAAACCCTCATTTTGGCCGGCATGTACGGCGGCCTGGTCCTCTTGTTCACCGTCCCTCCGGTCAAGGATTTCTTCAGGCTCGACTGGCCGCCCCCGGACCTGCTGGCGGCCTCCGTCATAGTGGCCCTGGCAGGAAGCCTGGCTATCGAAGGAATCGGCCGTTTTCAACGGCGCCTGGCCGGCGGCCAAGGAATGGCTGGCGGAAAATGACTTTCGGCTCTGGCCGGGCTGCGCCGGCCGTGCCACAGTGATAAGCCGGATGGCACGAGGAGGAATCGGTGCTCGCTTGGTGGGTGGGCCGCCCCGGCCCCGTCTCTACCCGTCCCCTGACCATGGGGATCCGCGAAAACCCCAGGCCCGGGGCCAACGAACTCCTGGTTGACGTGAACGTGTGCGGTGTCTGCCGCACGGACCTGCATCTCGCCGAAGGGGACCTCCCGCCCCGCCGTCCCCGTGTTGTGCCAGGGCACGAGGCAGTGGGCGTGGTAGCCGGGACCGGGCCGGGCAATTCCCCGTTCGCACCGGGTGACAGGGTAGGCATCGCCTGGCTTGGCGGGGTCTGCGGTACCTGCGCCTACTGCCGCCGCGGGGACGAAAACCTGTGCACGGCACCCGTCTTCACCGGGTGGGACAAGGACGGCGGCTACGCCCAGCAGCTCACTGTCGCCCAGGACTTTGCCTACCCTATCCCTGAGGTGTTCACCGATGAAGAGGCGGCACCCCTGCTGTGCTCGGGCATCATCGGCTACCGCGCGCTGAAGCGGGCCCGTGTGCCGGCCGGGGGCCGCCTTGGCATCTACGGTTTCGGCAGTTCCGCCCACCTGACCGCGCAGCTGGCGATGCACCAGGGGGCGTCCGTCTACGTCATGACCCGCTCGGCGAAGGCCCGTGCCCTTGCCCGGGATCTCGGCGCAGAGTACGTCGGCGGCGCCTACGACGATCCACCGGTGCCGCTTGATTCCGCCATCCTCTTTGCTCCTGTGGGGGACCTCGTGCCGGTGGCGCTCCGGGCCCTCGATCGTGGCGGAACGCTGGCGATTGCGGGCATCTACCTCAGCGACATACCGGCCCTGAACTACCATGACCATCTGTTCTACGAGCGTCAAGTGTGCAGCGTTACCGCCAACACGCGGGCGGACGGACTGGAGTTCCTGGCGCTCGCAGCCGAAATTCCGCTGGCACCGGCCACCACCGTCTACCAGTTTGATGCAGCCGCTACCGCGCTGGACGATCTCGCCGGGGACAGGATCACCGGTTCCGCCGTGCTCCGGGTTCGCCCGGAAACACCTGCAGGCCAGGGTGGGACCTTGGACTCTGGAACCTTCACCGCGTAAAGCGGATGGTGGTAGTGCCGGGCAACCAGCTGTCCCGGACCAGTATGAGCAGGAGGCAATAATGACCGAGCTGATGAAGTGGTTTGAGTCGCGCCGCTCCCCCATGGACCTGATCGAAAGGCTGTTCGAAGGCGAGACGGGGACGGCCGCCATCCGGGTAGAGGAGATGGTGGACGGCAACACCTTGGTGGTGCGGGCGGAGCTGCCCGGCATCGACCCGGACAAGGACGTTGACGTGACAGTGACCGACGGCGTGCTGTCCATCAAGGCCGAGCGGCAGGAAAAGAAGGAACACAAGGACAAGGACAGTTACCGGTCCGAATTCCGTTACGGTTCCTTTGTCCGGCGGCTCCCGCTGCCCAGCGGCGTCCAGCAGGGCGACGTCACCGCGTCCTACAAGGACGGCGTCCTGGAAGTCCGTGCTCCCCTGCCGGACCAGGGCCAGGGACCGGCGGCCTCGAAAATCCCGATTAGCAGGGGTTGACGGCTGGTGCCTGGTACTGCCGGGGCCAGGCACCACTCCGGTCAGCCGAACAGGACTGCCGCCTCCCGGTACCGCTCCTCGGGTACCACCTTCAAAGTTCCAAGGGCGAGCTCCAGGCCCACGGTGACAACGTCGGTTCCCCGCAGGGACACCATGGTCCCCCAACTCCCCTTCGCTGCCGCTTCCACGGCGGCCATCCCGAGCCTCGTGGCAAGCACGCGGTCGTAGGCCGTCGGTTCACCGCCCCGCTGGATATGGCCCAGGACGGTGGCCCGCGTTTCAATGCCGGTCAGCTCCTGCAACTGCTGTTCCAGCAGGCGGCCGATGCCGCCAAGCCGGGGCCGCCCGAAAGTATCAAGGCCCCGGGGCGCATAGGGTGCTTCCTGTCCCTCCAGCGCAAACGCCTCCGCCACCACCACCAGGGGTGCCCTTCCGCGGTCCCGTGCCGACATGACCCAGGCCGAGACCTGCTCCAAGGACACGGGATGCTCGGGAAGCAGGATGGCGTGGGCGCCTGATGCCATTCCCGCGTGGAGCGCAATCCAGCCGGCGTTGCGGCCCATGACCTCCGCGATCATGCACCGGTGGTGGGATTCCCCGGTGGTCCGCAGCCTGTCAATGGCTTCCGTTGCCGTTTGCACTGCTGAATCGAAACCGAAGGTGTAGTCGGTTGCACCGAGATCGTTATCGATCGTTTTGGGTACACCCACCACGTTGATGCCCTGGTCGGACAGGGCTTTTGCCGCCGCCAGCGTTCCTTCACCGCCAATGGCGATAAGGCCGTCCAGGCCGTTGCGCCGGAGGCTTTCCCTTACCGCGTCACTGCCGCCGTCCTTGAGCGGATTGGTGCGGGAGGTTCCCAGGATGGTTCCGCCAAGCCGGGAAAGTCCCCGGACACTGGACCGGGGCAAGGGAACAACGTCCTGCTCCAGGACTCCCCGCCAGCCATCGCGGAAGCCCAGGAATCCGAATCCGTGGGCAACATCGCCCCCCAGCACGGCTCCCCGGATCACGGCGTTCACCCCCGGGCAGTCACCGCCGCTGGTCAGGATTCCCAGTTGCTTCATGATGCGGCCGATCCCTGCGCCTTCGCCGGCAGGCGGAAACTCCTGGCCAGCCCGGCCGGGAGGGCTGTGTCCCTCCCGTTCACATGCAGCGTGATGGGGGCCGCGTCTCCTGGTGCGGAGGCAATGTGCAGGCGCCCGTCCTTGAGTTCAATCTTGAGGTGATGTCCCCGGTAGCGGACTTCAAAGGCCACAGCCCGCAGCCCGGTGGGCAGGTTGGGCGCGAACACAATGGTGTCGCCGCTGAGCCGCAGCCCGGCGAAACTGCGTTGGATGACGTCGATGGTCCCGGCCATGGCGCCCAAATGGATTCCGGCCCGGGTTGTGCCATGCTGCGTGTCGTCGAGGTCGGCGTCGAGGGCTTCCCGGAAACTGTCCCATGCGCGGTCCGCGTCCACCGCGGCCAGCACGGATGCATGCGCCACCCGGCTCAGCGTGGATCCATGGGCAGTCCGGGCGAGGTAATACTCAATGGTCCGGTTCAGCTGGTCCGCGGTGCAGGCGTATCCGAGTTCGGAAAGAAGGCTGATGAGCCCTTCCTGGCCCAGCAGGTAGGGCAGCATCAGGACATCGGCCTGCTTGGCGAGTTTGTAGCGGTTGGTACCGTCCCCCTCGGCCTCCAGGATCAGGTCCAGCCGCTCGATGCTGTCATAGGCCTCCCGGTAGCGTTCCCAGTCGAGTTCCTCCAGCTCTTCGTAACCGGCGAACTGGCTGATGATGCCGTCGGAGTGGAAGGGAACGAAAAATGCCTTGCCCACCTGCTCCCAGCCGGCAACTTCCTCATCCGTAATGCCGAGGCGGTCCATCAGCCCGCCCAATTCGTTGCCCTGCACAATGGAGACAAGCTCAGCGGCCCGGAGGCATGCCCAGGCAGCCATCACGTTGGTGTAGGCGTTGTCATCAAGTCCCGGATCGGCGCTGCCCGGATATCCCGTGTGGTACTCATCCGGCCCCACGACGCCGCGGAGGTGGTAACGGCCGGTGTCCTGGCTGCGCTCCGCCCGGGACGAGAAGAACCGGGCAACGTCGATGACCAGTTCAGCGCCCCGCCGGAGGAGCCAGGCTTTGTCATTGGTGGCCTGGTAGTACTGCCAGGCGTTAAAGGCCACGGCCAGGCCAGCGTGCAACTGCATATGCGAATTGTCTTTGACCCACCGCCCGGACCTGTCGTTATAGAGCCATTTGGGCGTCTCCTCCGTCCCGTCACTGCCGCTCTGCCACGGAAACTTCGCACCGGAGAGCCCCAGGACGGAGGCCGCGTGGCGGGCCGCGGGAAGCCTCCGCCAGCGGTAGTCGATGAGGGACCGGGCGACATCGGGCGTCCTCGACGTCAGGAGGGGCAGCACAAACAGCTCGTCCCAGAAGACGTGGCCCCGGTAACCCTCGCCATGGAGACCGCGGGCAGTAACTCCCGCATCCAGCTCGGCCGTATGGCGGGTCAGGGTCTGCAGCACGTGGAAGATGTGCAGGTTGAGGACCAGGCGCACCTGGACCGGCGCGTCGATATCCACCCGGAACGGGTCCAGTTCACGCCGCCAGGCCTCCTGGTGGGCAGACAGGAGGGCTTCGAAATCGTCACCACACCGCTCCAGTACGGCCCGCGCAGCCGACGCCGGGGAGGAAATCGCGCGGTCACGGGAGGTCACTACGGCCACGGCCTTGCTGATCCTGGACGGTGCCCCGTCGACGAGCGGAACCTCGAACGTCCGGAAGTGAAAGGCACCCTTCCTGCCGGGATGTCCGCCGCCCGCCGCCCCGGATACCAACGTACGGAACGCGGCAGCAATCCGGACCAGGCTTTGCGTCGTTTCAGCTTCGACGACCGAAATGTCTTCCGGATTGGATTGCTCGACGCCGCTTCCGGCCTTGGTCCGGTCCACCAGGTGGCTCCCGGGAACCGACCCCTTGCCGGGAGTGTTCATATTCCTGACACCGGCGTTGACGCCGCTGCGGACTTCCACAACACCGTTCCAGCCCAGCGGGGTGACTTTCATGTCCAGGGCAAGGAGGTGGGGCTCGGCCATGGACGCGAAACGCGTCTGGACAACTTCCAGGCGCCGCTTGTCAGCGGCTTCCAGCAGCAGCCGCCGCTCCAGGACGGCGCGCTGGAGATCCAGGGTGCGGCGCTCGCGGAGGACTGTCATTCCACCCGTCGACCACCACTGTCCGGGCGACAGCCGAAGGTCGACCGGAAGGCAGTCAGGGGCATTGACCATGTGCTCTTCCACGAGCACTTCACCGGCCACCTCGGAGGCCACCCGGTTGTAGACGCCCGCGAGGTACATGCCCGGGTACCGGAAGCTTCCGCCCTCCGGCGCCGCTCCCCGCACGCCAAAGTAGCCATTGCCAAGGGTGGTAAGCGCTTCGCGGTGCCCCTCGTGGCCGGCGTCGAAGCCCTCATAGATCAGTTGCCAGGGATCACCCACAACGAGGCCCAGGTCCAGTTCGCCAACGTCGTTGAGGACAGAGCGCGCCCCGGCGGCTTCGAGTTCCCGCCGGCTGCCGTTGCGGTCGATTCCCACCACCAGCCCGAATCCGCCCCGGTGCGCCGCCAGTACCCCCGCGACCGAGTCCTCAATGACCACCGCGTGGGACGGCGATACCCCCAGGCGGAACGCGGCGGCCAGGAAGACGTCAGGGGCGGGCTTCCCGCGGAGGCCCAGGTTTGCTGCGGCGGTCCCGTCCAGGATGACGTTGAAATAGCCCGGAATGCCGGCCGCGTCCAGGACGGAGGAGGCATTGCGGCTGGACGTGACCACACCGGTGGGAACACCGGCGTCGGAAAGTCTTTGCAGCAGCTGCATTGTCCCCGGATAGCTCTGGACGCCGTCCTCCCTCAGGTGCTCGAGGAACAGGCGGTTCTTAAGGGCGCCCAGCCCAAAAGCCGTCCAGGTGCCCGGCTCATCCCGGTCAGATCCCCGGTCGACTTTCACTCCCCTGGAGGCAAGGAACTTCAGCACGCCTTCTTCCCGGGGAAGGCCGTCAATGTAGTTGCGGTAGTCGGCTTTGGTGAGGGGGGACCGGTCCGCGGTGGCGGGTATCCGGGGATCCTGCAGGATCTGTTCGAAGGCCTCTTTCCAGGCGGCCTGATGCACCAGCGCCGTGTTGGTGACCACCCCGTCCAGGTCGAAGATAACGGCGTCAAAGGGCGGCTTGGCGGCAGCAGCAGTGGGCGACGCGGTCATATGACAGGGATACCAGCAGGCCGTCCGCCCGTGACAGTGCCGTTAGGCCTGTCTGCCCAGCCGCTGCTCGGCTGCGGCGATGACGGGCAGGGCCTTCAGGAACGTGTCCGGGTTCAGCGAGATGGAATCAATGCCCTTGCTGATCAGGAACTCGGCAAGGTCCGGGTGGTTGCTCGGGCCCTGCCCGCAGATTCCGATCTTGATGCCGGCCGCGTGTGCTTTCTCGATGGCCTGGGCAATCATCGAACTGACGGCGGGGTCCCTTTCGTCGAACAGCCCGGCCAGCTGCTCAGAGTCGCGGTCCACGCCCAGGACCAGCTGGGTGAGGTCGTTGGAGCCAATGGAAAAGCCGTCGAAGCGCTGGGCGAACTGTTCCGCCAGCACCACGTTGGAGGGTATCTCGCACATCATGTAGAGCTGCAGCCCGGCGCTGCCCCGCACCAGGCCGTGCCCGGCCATGGCCTCTATGACCAGGTCAGCCTCGCGCAAGGTCCGGCAGAAGGGAATCATGACAATGACGTTGGCGAAACCCACTTCCTCGCGGACGCGCTTAAGGGCCCTGCATTCCAGGGCAAAGCCCTCGCGGTAGTGCTCGCTGTAATAGCGCGAGGCACCGCGGAAACCCAGCATGGGGTTTTCTTCCGCGTGTTCAAAATAGCCGCCGCCGATCAGGTGGCTGTACTCGTTGGTCTTGAAGTCGCTGAGCCGGACGATCACGGGCCTGGGGTGGAACGGCGCCGCGATCTTGGCGATCCCGGTGGCCAGCACGTCGACGAAGTACTCCTGGGGGTCCCGGTAGCCGCTGGTGAGTTTGCGGATGAGCGCTGCTTCCTCAGGGTCTGCCACCCGCTCGGGGTGCACCAGGGCCATCGGATGGATGCGGATGAGGTTGTTGATGATGAATTCCATCCGGGCCAGCCCCACTCCAGCCGCCGGCAGGCGCCACCATTTGAAGGCTGCGGCAGGACTTCCGATGTTGACCATGATGTCGGTGCCGGTGGCGGGAAGAGCCTCCATGTCCACTTCCTCCACGGTGTACTCCAGGAGTCCTTCGTACACCCGGCCTTCTTCGCCTTCCGCGCAGGACAGGGTGATGGGGTCACCGTCAGGCAGGGCTTCGGTTGCGTTGCGTGTTCCGACGACGGCGGGTACGCCCAGTTCCCGGCTCACGATCGCCGCGTGGCTGGTAGGCCCGCCGTGGTCCGTGACGATGCCCGCTGCACGCTGCATCACCGGCACCCAGTCCGGATCTGTCATCCGGGTCACCAGCACCGAGCCGTCCACGAACGATTCGATGTCCTTCGCATCCCGGATGACGCAGGCCGGCCCGTTGGCTATGGCATCACCGATCGCCGCCCCTGATGCCAGCACGCGCCCCGGCTCACGCAGGTGGTAGGTGCGGAACGTGGAGCTGCTGCGCCGGGCCTGGACCGTCTCCGGCCTGGCCTGCACCATGAACAGTTCGCCCGTTACGCCGTCTTTGGCCCATTCCATGTCCATGGGCCTGCCGTAGTGTGCCTCCACGGCAGCGG
Encoded here:
- a CDS encoding Hsp20/alpha crystallin family protein, with protein sequence MTELMKWFESRRSPMDLIERLFEGETGTAAIRVEEMVDGNTLVVRAELPGIDPDKDVDVTVTDGVLSIKAERQEKKEHKDKDSYRSEFRYGSFVRRLPLPSGVQQGDVTASYKDGVLEVRAPLPDQGQGPAASKIPISRG
- a CDS encoding universal stress protein, which encodes MDASKPIAVGIIDSSPSNAALLWAAARARRLRLPLAILHVLDDRWMAGEALDALPYIDALRNSALGMLKEAGERVRAAEPDLQVTTELLEGSVGGSLGDYSTKASMLVLGSSGHSRAALTDRALQAAAHAECPVAVIGAGHGGGQGVVVGVDGSRESTQAVAFAASEADALGEELTVIYAFTGPNRWIKAGLPSSSFAEHVMQEEQIVLSETVAGLRQDYPGLVVHGVLETVLEPADALVQAAANARMLVLGSRGRGGFGRLLLGSTAHGVLTQPPCPTVITRLKKTRHE
- a CDS encoding HAD-IA family hydrolase, producing MTASPTAAAAKPPFDAVIFDLDGVVTNTALVHQAAWKEAFEQILQDPRIPATADRSPLTKADYRNYIDGLPREEGVLKFLASRGVKVDRGSDRDEPGTWTAFGLGALKNRLFLEHLREDGVQSYPGTMQLLQRLSDAGVPTGVVTSSRNASSVLDAAGIPGYFNVILDGTAAANLGLRGKPAPDVFLAAAFRLGVSPSHAVVIEDSVAGVLAAHRGGFGLVVGIDRNGSRRELEAAGARSVLNDVGELDLGLVVGDPWQLIYEGFDAGHEGHREALTTLGNGYFGVRGAAPEGGSFRYPGMYLAGVYNRVASEVAGEVLVEEHMVNAPDCLPVDLRLSPGQWWSTGGMTVLRERRTLDLQRAVLERRLLLEAADKRRLEVVQTRFASMAEPHLLALDMKVTPLGWNGVVEVRSGVNAGVRNMNTPGKGSVPGSHLVDRTKAGSGVEQSNPEDISVVEAETTQSLVRIAAAFRTLVSGAAGGGHPGRKGAFHFRTFEVPLVDGAPSRISKAVAVVTSRDRAISSPASAARAVLERCGDDFEALLSAHQEAWRRELDPFRVDIDAPVQVRLVLNLHIFHVLQTLTRHTAELDAGVTARGLHGEGYRGHVFWDELFVLPLLTSRTPDVARSLIDYRWRRLPAARHAASVLGLSGAKFPWQSGSDGTEETPKWLYNDRSGRWVKDNSHMQLHAGLAVAFNAWQYYQATNDKAWLLRRGAELVIDVARFFSSRAERSQDTGRYHLRGVVGPDEYHTGYPGSADPGLDDNAYTNVMAAWACLRAAELVSIVQGNELGGLMDRLGITDEEVAGWEQVGKAFFVPFHSDGIISQFAGYEELEELDWERYREAYDSIERLDLILEAEGDGTNRYKLAKQADVLMLPYLLGQEGLISLLSELGYACTADQLNRTIEYYLARTAHGSTLSRVAHASVLAAVDADRAWDSFREALDADLDDTQHGTTRAGIHLGAMAGTIDVIQRSFAGLRLSGDTIVFAPNLPTGLRAVAFEVRYRGHHLKIELKDGRLHIASAPGDAAPITLHVNGRDTALPAGLARSFRLPAKAQGSAAS
- a CDS encoding zinc-dependent alcohol dehydrogenase family protein; its protein translation is MLAWWVGRPGPVSTRPLTMGIRENPRPGANELLVDVNVCGVCRTDLHLAEGDLPPRRPRVVPGHEAVGVVAGTGPGNSPFAPGDRVGIAWLGGVCGTCAYCRRGDENLCTAPVFTGWDKDGGYAQQLTVAQDFAYPIPEVFTDEEAAPLLCSGIIGYRALKRARVPAGGRLGIYGFGSSAHLTAQLAMHQGASVYVMTRSAKARALARDLGAEYVGGAYDDPPVPLDSAILFAPVGDLVPVALRALDRGGTLAIAGIYLSDIPALNYHDHLFYERQVCSVTANTRADGLEFLALAAEIPLAPATTVYQFDAAATALDDLAGDRITGSAVLRVRPETPAGQGGTLDSGTFTA
- a CDS encoding HAD-IC family P-type ATPase, with the protein product MYEAGESLEHHPSSSMPGGRRWHDGLTSADVLERTSAGRINRVPGTTSRSLWEIVRANVLTLFNGIVAGCFILLLVLDQWRDALFGFSALGNSLIGIVQEYRAKKSLDRLAILHAAESKVVRDGRPQRIPADALVPDDIVLLSAGEQVSADLRLLDGGYVEVDESFLTGESEPVSKAPGAVLLSGSLIMAGSGRAAVFRAGPDTFAYKLTAEAKRFSLVTSEIRSGLDKVLRVITWLLLPTAALVANAQIQNAGGWEDALSSGRWIPGTLGLVASIISMIPLGLVLLTSVAFAVGGVRLAGHMVLVQELAAVEVLARVDVLCLDKTGTLSSGSIKFDAVHDAGTPPAEGWRRALEWFGANEEASTTAKSIGAAFPAGDLLAAAASVPFTSARKWSAVTFPPGSGAPGTWVLGAPDAVLAGSSRRAGAHRLAAALASTGLRTLALAHMPGSLPGSVPESGESGRLPPELVPVVLLTFREDIRKDAHKTLAYFRQQGVAVKIISGDDPRTVAVLAREVGFGQGAAYDARNLPADPLLLEKTMEDHHVFGSVTPAQKRDMVQALKRRGHTVAMTGDGVNDVLALKDADLGIAMDTASPATKAVARLVLLDGRFDRLPAVVAEGRRAISNIERVSMVFLSKTVYITLISLAFALLLLPFPFLPRQLSVLDGLTIGLPAFFLALQPSAQRYAPGFLKRSLAFSVPAGMCAALCVLAVAAYARLGGQHGTGAVQSATIISLALIAAWILVMASRPLNWIKTLILAGMYGGLVLLFTVPPVKDFFRLDWPPPDLLAASVIVALAGSLAIEGIGRFQRRLAGGQGMAGGK
- a CDS encoding pyridoxamine 5'-phosphate oxidase family protein, with product MDTAATEPEAESLGVHDCWRYLRSTSLCRMAFTRGNTVEIFPVNYVPSNGTLLIRTGEGTKLDAVAERRVVALEADGLNQYGTIAWSVVVKGHAVVVTDAEEFQDAADAGLSPWQAGPKNSLIRVTPEEITGRRFVIAPPTRWWAPQEPGDRA
- a CDS encoding ATP-dependent 6-phosphofructokinase; protein product: MKQLGILTSGGDCPGVNAVIRGAVLGGDVAHGFGFLGFRDGWRGVLEQDVVPLPRSSVRGLSRLGGTILGTSRTNPLKDGGSDAVRESLRRNGLDGLIAIGGEGTLAAAKALSDQGINVVGVPKTIDNDLGATDYTFGFDSAVQTATEAIDRLRTTGESHHRCMIAEVMGRNAGWIALHAGMASGAHAILLPEHPVSLEQVSAWVMSARDRGRAPLVVVAEAFALEGQEAPYAPRGLDTFGRPRLGGIGRLLEQQLQELTGIETRATVLGHIQRGGEPTAYDRVLATRLGMAAVEAAAKGSWGTMVSLRGTDVVTVGLELALGTLKVVPEERYREAAVLFG